The stretch of DNA GTGCCCGAGGACGCGTTGGCACAACTGACGGCCGACAGCCGGATCATCGCTGTTCAGGAGATCGACCTCTCGGACTGAGTCCCTACGCGTTTTCGGCGTCGCCGTCCACGACACCGCGGATCGCGAACCTCGCCCCGCCGCCGTCGGCTTCGTGGACCTCGATCGTCCAGCCGTGTGCCGTCACGATCTCCTGAACGATGTTGAGCCCGAGCCCCGTCCCGTCCTCGCCGGTCGTGTACCCTGCCTCGAACACGCGGTCGCGGTCGGCATCGGGGATCCCTTGCCCGTCGTCGGCGACGTAGAACCCGTCCGCCGACCGCCCCACGCGGACGGTGATCGACCCGTCGTTGTGCTCGATCGAGTTCCGAAAGAGGTTCTCGAACAGCTGGCGAAATCGGCTGCTGTCGCCCAGAATCCGACCGTCCCCCTCGATCTCGAGCGTCGCGCCGTCGGTCTCCACGACCTCCCACGCTCCCCGGGCGATCTCGGCGAGAGCGAGGGGTTCGACGGACTCGACCGAGCGGCCGTCGCGGGTGAGCGTCAGGATGTCGTCGATCAGCGTCGTCATGCGCTCGTGGGCCCGCTCTGCGATCGCCAGATGCTCGCTGTCGTGTTCCTCCCGAGCCAGTTCGACGCGTCCTTGGGCGACGTTGAGGGGGTTCCGGAGGTCGTGGCTGACGATGCTGGCGAACGACTCCAGCCGGTCGTTCTGTCGTTCGAGGGCGCGTTCCCGTTCCCGGAGCGTCGACACGTCGACGAGCACGATCACGCGATCCGGGCTCCCGATGCTGTCGTCGAACGAGTCGAACCGCACGTCCAGATACCGCCGGGTTCCGTTGGCATCGACGACGAGATCCTCCCCGGACTCGCCGTCCCGGAACCGTTCGAGCAGTTCGGGGTGGTCGTCGAGGACGGCCGTGATCGGCTCGCCGACGGCCGGCTCGTCCCCGAGGGCGAGCAGCCGTCTGGCAGCGCTGTTGAGGTCGACGATCCGATCGCCGGCCGTCACGACGACGCCCTCGTCGAGCAGTTCGAGCACCGCGTCCCGCCCCCGCGTGGGCTCGATCGCGTCCCACGTCAGCAGCGCGTAGGCGAACGCGATCCCGGTGACCGAGAAGAACAGTTCGGGCTCCACCGACATCGCGCCCGTGAGGTAGAGGAAGTGCGCCAGCCACGGAACGATCGGGCCGATCAGCAGCGCCAACACCCGGCGTT from Halolamina sediminis encodes:
- a CDS encoding sensor histidine kinase, producing MQFPAEVWLSAGTALLTTLVGAYLLARRNSAASRSLVAFNLAVAVWTGGNAFQLASTTLAGKLVWINVQYVGIALLPISIFAFAVTLAGEEDRVSRRHLALIGAPLAALVVLSWTNAAHGLVRSSVGLVVVDGVVRIERTFGPAFWLGWVYSNLLNLVATGLVFRTVVYADRVLERRVLALLIGPIVPWLAHFLYLTGAMSVEPELFFSVTGIAFAYALLTWDAIEPTRGRDAVLELLDEGVVVTAGDRIVDLNSAARRLLALGDEPAVGEPITAVLDDHPELLERFRDGESGEDLVVDANGTRRYLDVRFDSFDDSIGSPDRVIVLVDVSTLRERERALERQNDRLESFASIVSHDLRNPLNVAQGRVELAREEHDSEHLAIAERAHERMTTLIDDILTLTRDGRSVESVEPLALAEIARGAWEVVETDGATLEIEGDGRILGDSSRFRQLFENLFRNSIEHNDGSITVRVGRSADGFYVADDGQGIPDADRDRVFEAGYTTGEDGTGLGLNIVQEIVTAHGWTIEVHEADGGGARFAIRGVVDGDAENA